In a single window of the Limnochorda sp. L945t genome:
- a CDS encoding NADH-quinone oxidoreductase subunit A — protein sequence MEAYGALSIYLAVVLVVTATISLLAARVGPRRPDPVKAEAYESGYPTPPLLGRFSVKFYVVAMLFVIFDVETVAFYPWAIQVRHLGGYGLAVMGLFLLILAIGDAYVWRKGGFEWK from the coding sequence GTGGAGGCCTACGGGGCGCTGTCCATCTACCTCGCGGTGGTCCTCGTCGTCACGGCCACGATCAGTCTCCTGGCCGCTCGCGTGGGACCCCGGCGTCCGGATCCGGTGAAGGCAGAAGCCTACGAAAGCGGCTACCCGACGCCTCCCTTGCTCGGCCGTTTCTCCGTCAAGTTTTACGTGGTCGCCATGCTCTTCGTCATCTTCGACGTGGAGACGGTCGCGTTCTACCCCTGGGCCATCCAGGTGCGCCACCTGGGAGGGTACGGTCTGGCCGTCATGGGGCTGTTCCTCCTGATCCTGGCCATCGGGGATGCGTACGTCTGGAGAAAGGGAGGATTCGAGTGGAAGTAG
- a CDS encoding NADH-quinone oxidoreductase subunit B, producing MEVVSQPFFLTTVDRFARWAQRSSIWPLTFGLACCAIEMMNLVSPRYDAARFGAEVFRASPRQADLMIISGRVSHKMAPVIRRLYAQMPDPKWVLAMGACASSGGIFDNYAIVQGVDQIIPVDVYVPGCPPTPEAVLDAILKLQERIRTVDPKAGLRDARAPERQTTARG from the coding sequence GTGGAAGTAGTCAGCCAGCCCTTTTTCCTGACCACCGTCGACCGGTTCGCCCGATGGGCCCAGCGGTCGTCCATCTGGCCGCTCACCTTCGGGCTGGCCTGCTGCGCCATCGAGATGATGAATCTCGTCTCGCCGCGCTACGACGCCGCGCGCTTCGGGGCCGAGGTGTTCCGGGCCTCGCCCCGGCAGGCGGATCTCATGATCATCTCCGGCCGGGTATCGCACAAGATGGCGCCCGTCATCCGGCGGCTGTACGCCCAGATGCCCGATCCCAAGTGGGTGCTGGCCATGGGGGCGTGTGCGTCCAGCGGCGGCATCTTCGACAACTACGCCATCGTCCAGGGCGTCGACCAGATCATCCCGGTGGACGTGTACGTCCCGGGGTGCCCGCCGACGCCCGAGGCGGTACTGGACGCCATCTTGAAACTCCAGGAGCGCATCCGCACCGTGGACCCGAAGGCGGGCCTGCGGGACGCCCGGGCGCCGGAAAGGCAGACGACCGCCCGTGGCTGA
- a CDS encoding NADH-quinone oxidoreductase subunit C — MADELLQRLAERWPQDVELLASSPDTPVLRVRAGALKEVARFLREQGYRMLLDVGGVDYLGHRPAEERFEVVYHLLDVQERRRLRLRVPLPAQDPRLDTVSDLWPSANWAEREVFDLFGIRFEGHPNLKRILMPDDWQGHPLRKDYPLRGPERSRQPQALRSRFAPLKLGAEEDGR; from the coding sequence GTGGCTGACGAGCTGCTGCAGCGCCTCGCCGAGCGATGGCCGCAAGACGTCGAGCTCTTGGCGTCTTCGCCCGACACGCCGGTGCTGCGGGTGAGGGCCGGGGCCCTCAAGGAGGTGGCGCGCTTCTTGCGGGAACAGGGCTACCGGATGCTCCTGGACGTCGGAGGCGTCGACTACCTGGGCCACCGGCCGGCGGAGGAGCGCTTCGAGGTCGTGTACCACCTCCTCGATGTGCAAGAGCGCCGGCGGCTGCGGCTGAGGGTGCCGCTACCGGCACAGGATCCACGCCTGGATACGGTGAGCGACCTGTGGCCCTCGGCCAACTGGGCGGAGCGTGAGGTGTTCGACCTGTTCGGCATCCGCTTCGAGGGGCATCCCAACCTGAAGCGCATCTTGATGCCCGACGACTGGCAGGGCCACCCCCTGCGCAAGGATTACCCGCTGCGGGGGCCGGAGCGGTCCCGGCAGCCGCAGGCGCTCAGGAGCCGGTTTGCACCGCTCAAGCTGGGAGCGGAGGAAGACGGGCGTTGA
- the nuoD gene encoding NADH dehydrogenase (quinone) subunit D has translation MTVSVGPHHPSTHGVLRLILELDGETITDAEAEIGFLHTGIEKHAEHLTWQQAITVLDRMDYLSPLSNNLGYVLAVEKLLGVEPPRRAQYVRVLLTELQRIASHLVWLATHALDLGAQSIYFYGFDMREGILDIFEEVSGARMNPSYFRVGGLAQDVTPGFVRMVDAYLRAFPRRMGELRAILDENPIWLARVRRTGAVTPEQALAWGLTGPNLRACGVGYDVRKAFPYSAYQEFDFEVPLGEHGDVYDRYLVRMAEMEQSARIARQALDGLPEGRYRVEDPKLSLPPKEEVRRSMEALIHHFKLVSYGFDVPAGEVYQAVESPRGEIGFYVVSDGGNRPMRVRVRPPSFYNTQAIPLIIRGHLVADMVAIIASIDPVFGEVDR, from the coding sequence ATGACGGTCAGCGTGGGGCCGCACCATCCCAGTACCCACGGCGTGCTGCGCCTGATCCTGGAGCTGGATGGAGAAACCATCACGGACGCCGAGGCCGAGATCGGCTTCTTGCACACCGGCATCGAGAAGCACGCGGAGCACCTCACCTGGCAGCAAGCCATCACGGTGCTCGACCGGATGGATTACCTCTCCCCGCTGTCCAACAACCTCGGCTACGTGCTGGCCGTAGAGAAGCTCCTCGGGGTGGAGCCGCCCCGGCGCGCCCAGTACGTGCGCGTCTTGCTCACGGAGCTCCAGCGTATCGCCAGCCACCTGGTCTGGCTTGCCACCCATGCCCTGGACCTGGGGGCGCAGAGCATCTACTTTTACGGTTTCGACATGCGCGAGGGCATCCTCGACATCTTCGAAGAGGTGTCGGGCGCCCGGATGAATCCGAGCTACTTCCGGGTCGGCGGGCTCGCGCAGGACGTCACGCCCGGCTTCGTGCGAATGGTGGACGCCTACCTGCGTGCGTTCCCCCGCCGCATGGGAGAGCTGCGGGCCATCCTGGACGAAAACCCGATCTGGCTCGCCCGGGTGCGCAGAACGGGGGCCGTCACGCCGGAACAGGCGCTCGCCTGGGGGTTGACCGGCCCCAACTTGCGGGCGTGCGGGGTCGGCTACGACGTGCGCAAGGCGTTTCCGTACAGCGCTTACCAGGAGTTCGACTTCGAGGTGCCCCTGGGCGAGCACGGCGACGTGTACGACCGGTACCTCGTCCGCATGGCGGAGATGGAGCAAAGCGCCCGCATCGCCCGCCAGGCGCTGGACGGCTTGCCCGAGGGGCGGTACCGGGTCGAGGATCCCAAGCTGTCGCTGCCTCCCAAGGAGGAGGTCCGGCGCAGCATGGAGGCGCTGATCCATCACTTCAAGCTGGTCTCTTACGGGTTCGACGTGCCGGCAGGCGAGGTCTACCAGGCGGTGGAAAGCCCCCGGGGGGAGATCGGCTTCTACGTGGTCTCGGACGGCGGCAACCGGCCGATGCGGGTGCGGGTCCGGCCCCCATCGTTCTACAACACGCAGGCGATCCCCCTCATCATCCGGGGCCACCTGGTGGCCGACATGGTGGCCATCATCGCCAGCATCGACCCGGTCTTCGGAGAGGTGGATCGTTGA
- a CDS encoding NADH-quinone oxidoreductase subunit NuoE family protein, whose protein sequence is MAPQWARDESAVNEILSRYPDKRSAIMPLLHLAQEQRGYLDREDIDAVGEILDLTPAQVESVASFYSLFLRRPEGRYTLTVCGNLACALGGARELVGYLQRRLGVEAGETTGDGMFTLKVTGECLAACDQAPVLQVNGYYVHRATPERVDALIEALKDGVPPARLADKATLPGEATRVPATPAISPNGQRPVAERKGPDDEPDL, encoded by the coding sequence ATGGCGCCACAGTGGGCTCGTGACGAGTCGGCGGTGAACGAGATCCTGTCCCGCTATCCGGACAAGCGGTCGGCCATCATGCCGCTGTTGCACCTGGCCCAGGAGCAGCGGGGTTACCTCGACCGTGAGGACATCGACGCCGTCGGGGAGATCCTCGATCTCACGCCCGCTCAGGTCGAGTCGGTCGCCTCTTTCTACAGCCTGTTCTTGCGCAGGCCGGAGGGACGCTACACCCTCACCGTCTGCGGCAACCTGGCCTGCGCCCTCGGCGGGGCGAGGGAGCTGGTGGGGTATCTGCAGCGGCGGCTGGGGGTCGAGGCCGGCGAGACCACGGGCGACGGCATGTTCACGCTGAAGGTCACCGGGGAGTGCCTGGCCGCCTGCGATCAGGCGCCGGTCTTGCAGGTCAACGGTTACTACGTGCACCGGGCCACCCCGGAGCGGGTGGACGCCCTCATCGAGGCGCTGAAGGATGGGGTGCCGCCGGCCCGGCTGGCCGACAAGGCCACGTTGCCCGGCGAGGCGACCCGGGTGCCGGCAACGCCGGCGATCTCTCCCAACGGGCAAAGGCCGGTGGCGGAGCGGAAGGGACCGGACGATGAGCCAGACCTTTGA
- the nuoF gene encoding NADH-quinone oxidoreductase subunit NuoF, with product MSQTFEPVLTAGIGKVALEAIEGYEAQGGYRALRRAVRELSPEQVHKEVSDSGLRGRGGAGFPTGRKWSFLPKDGRPRYLICNADESEPGTFKDRLLLERNPHLVIEGIMLAGYAIGAAKAFIYLRGEFRQAYEVLSRALAEARQRGYVGSRVLGSDFSLEIVVHRGAGAYICGEETGLLNSLEGRRGEPRLKPPFPAVVGLYGMPTVVNNVETLACIPSIVDRGARWFASIGTPTSPGPKIFSVSGRVRRPGNYELPLGVPLRTLLFDVAGGLEPGRRVKAVQPGGGSSAVLTEAQLDVPLDYESIAKAGSMLGSGAVIVLDDRDCIVQAARILAEFYAHESCGQCTPCREGLHWAARILARIEAGRGRPGDIEVLQSLPGNIAGRTICPLSDAGVGFLQSSLKYFMDEYRAHVTLGRCVREAVVA from the coding sequence ATGAGCCAGACCTTTGAGCCGGTACTGACGGCCGGCATCGGCAAGGTGGCCCTCGAGGCCATCGAGGGGTACGAGGCGCAAGGGGGCTACCGGGCCCTGCGGCGAGCGGTCCGGGAGCTCAGCCCGGAGCAGGTGCACAAGGAGGTGAGCGACTCGGGCTTGCGGGGCCGGGGCGGCGCCGGTTTCCCGACGGGGCGCAAGTGGAGCTTCCTGCCCAAGGACGGGCGTCCCCGCTACCTGATTTGCAACGCCGACGAGAGCGAGCCGGGGACGTTCAAGGACCGGCTGCTCCTGGAGCGTAACCCTCACCTGGTCATCGAGGGGATCATGCTGGCCGGGTACGCCATCGGGGCCGCGAAGGCGTTCATCTACCTGCGGGGAGAGTTCCGCCAGGCGTACGAGGTGCTCTCCCGGGCGTTGGCCGAGGCGAGGCAGCGGGGCTACGTCGGTTCCCGGGTGCTGGGATCGGACTTTTCCCTGGAAATCGTGGTGCACCGGGGCGCCGGCGCCTATATCTGCGGCGAGGAGACGGGTCTGCTCAACTCCCTCGAGGGGCGCCGGGGCGAGCCGAGGCTCAAGCCGCCGTTCCCTGCGGTGGTGGGGTTGTACGGCATGCCCACCGTGGTCAACAACGTGGAGACGCTCGCCTGCATCCCGTCGATCGTCGACCGGGGGGCGAGGTGGTTCGCCTCCATCGGCACGCCCACGAGCCCGGGCCCCAAGATCTTCTCGGTCAGCGGCCGGGTGCGCCGGCCGGGCAACTACGAGCTGCCTCTCGGCGTCCCGTTGCGCACGCTGCTGTTCGACGTCGCGGGGGGCCTGGAGCCCGGCCGCCGGGTCAAGGCCGTCCAGCCCGGGGGCGGTTCGTCCGCCGTCCTGACCGAAGCGCAACTGGACGTGCCGCTGGACTACGAGTCCATCGCCAAGGCGGGCTCGATGCTGGGATCGGGGGCGGTCATCGTCCTCGACGACCGGGACTGCATCGTGCAAGCGGCCCGGATCCTCGCAGAGTTTTACGCCCACGAGTCGTGCGGGCAGTGCACGCCGTGCCGGGAGGGGCTCCACTGGGCGGCCCGGATCCTGGCTCGCATCGAGGCCGGGCGGGGGCGGCCCGGGGACATCGAGGTCCTCCAGAGCCTTCCGGGCAACATCGCCGGCCGCACCATCTGCCCGCTGTCGGACGCGGGCGTCGGTTTTCTCCAGTCGAGCCTCAAGTACTTCATGGACGAATACCGGGCCCACGTGACGCTGGGCCGGTGCGTCCGGGAGGCAGTGGTGGCATGA
- a CDS encoding 2Fe-2S iron-sulfur cluster-binding protein: MNGAAGAAPAQLRVTIDGRTVEVPPGTLIVEAARRAGIPIPVFCYHPKLKPAGVCRMCLVKVEKMPKLVTACTTPVAEGMVVDTRHPEVQEAQRSVLEFLLLNHPLDCPVCDKGGECELQDLTFRYGPGASRLYDAKVRKPKAVQLGPFVVLDQERCILCRRCVRFDDEVAHEGQLVIAERGHHAEVATAGGEPYAHYFTGNTIELCPVGALTSEPYRFRARPWDLAPVASACTLCSVHCPVRLDFRHGQLVRVVSQGAPEDHLFGARGLMQAYHTPAEDVAGARGMGWLCDRGRFNYRWAQSADRLSTPLAGRGSARRAMPWDEAIEEAARAIREAVATAGPGSVAIVGGGRLMAEEAAALRALADAVGTPHRDHRTGDQAVASLATPSGRAGRMEAVGRAGIVVVVGQPPVERAPVLDLAVRQAAGAGAAVFSIGPVDPSYRGQAVRHTWAAGGAETRAAIEAIRSQVVEAVARAVREGRNATAAIVWDGKGAWDGSAAVAGEALLDLAGRLEEAGAEVHVLVPGEQPQSRAAEATGLLPGRGGLDTAGILARAARGELRVLYLVGANLLETFPDRALVEKALEATPAVIVQDLFLTATAELATLVLPAVPAWMRDGTLVDMDGTVHRMEAALDAGADGGRPDAAIIEAIASRLGARSSSGPHGKGANGWWSGRDVDVAGEALGALAPQEARALWGGRAHAAEPRDGKAPGGPESGLRVVVLDRLMVGGGTAAHDEAFTPKVHRQGVTLHLHPEDARRLGVAGGEPVTLATAHGAVTGHVAVDRAVGPGLAGVEPHGPGSGVNRLVAVGDRHPVVTAVQVIAGEVVR, from the coding sequence ATGAACGGCGCCGCCGGAGCAGCTCCTGCGCAACTTCGCGTGACCATCGACGGCCGCACGGTCGAGGTGCCCCCCGGTACCCTGATCGTCGAGGCGGCGCGCCGCGCGGGGATCCCCATCCCGGTCTTCTGCTACCATCCGAAGTTGAAGCCCGCGGGCGTGTGCCGGATGTGCCTGGTCAAGGTCGAGAAGATGCCCAAGCTGGTGACCGCCTGCACCACGCCCGTAGCCGAGGGCATGGTCGTGGACACCCGCCACCCGGAGGTGCAGGAGGCCCAGCGCAGCGTGCTCGAGTTCCTGCTCCTCAATCACCCGCTGGATTGCCCGGTGTGCGACAAGGGCGGCGAGTGCGAGCTCCAGGACCTGACGTTCAGGTACGGCCCGGGTGCAAGCCGGCTCTACGACGCCAAGGTCCGCAAGCCGAAGGCGGTGCAGCTGGGGCCGTTCGTGGTGCTCGACCAGGAGCGGTGCATCCTGTGCCGGCGGTGCGTGCGATTCGACGACGAGGTGGCTCACGAGGGCCAGCTCGTCATCGCGGAGCGAGGGCACCATGCCGAGGTGGCAACCGCCGGCGGAGAGCCGTACGCGCACTACTTCACCGGCAACACGATCGAGCTTTGCCCGGTGGGCGCGCTCACCTCGGAGCCGTACCGGTTCCGGGCACGGCCGTGGGACCTGGCTCCGGTGGCCTCCGCCTGCACCCTTTGTTCGGTGCACTGCCCGGTACGGCTGGACTTCCGGCACGGGCAGCTGGTGCGGGTGGTCTCGCAGGGAGCACCGGAGGACCATCTGTTCGGGGCCCGGGGATTGATGCAGGCGTATCACACTCCTGCCGAGGACGTTGCCGGGGCCAGGGGCATGGGATGGCTGTGCGACCGGGGCCGGTTCAACTACCGGTGGGCGCAGTCCGCGGATCGGCTCTCGACGCCTCTCGCCGGGCGCGGGAGCGCCAGGCGGGCGATGCCCTGGGACGAGGCGATCGAGGAAGCGGCCCGCGCGATCCGGGAGGCGGTGGCCACCGCGGGGCCCGGGAGCGTGGCCATCGTCGGCGGGGGCCGGCTCATGGCGGAGGAGGCGGCCGCCCTGCGAGCGCTGGCCGATGCCGTGGGCACCCCCCATCGCGATCACCGGACCGGGGATCAGGCCGTCGCGTCGCTGGCGACGCCCTCGGGACGGGCCGGCCGCATGGAGGCCGTGGGCCGCGCCGGGATCGTTGTCGTGGTGGGGCAACCTCCGGTCGAACGAGCCCCCGTGCTCGATCTCGCCGTGCGGCAGGCGGCCGGCGCCGGTGCCGCGGTTTTCTCGATCGGGCCGGTCGACCCGTCGTACCGCGGGCAGGCGGTGCGGCATACCTGGGCCGCCGGCGGTGCGGAGACGAGAGCGGCCATCGAAGCCATCAGGTCTCAGGTAGTCGAGGCCGTCGCCAGGGCCGTCCGGGAAGGGCGCAACGCCACGGCTGCCATCGTGTGGGACGGCAAAGGTGCCTGGGACGGGTCGGCCGCCGTGGCCGGGGAGGCGCTCCTCGATCTGGCGGGGCGGCTGGAGGAGGCCGGGGCAGAGGTGCACGTGCTCGTCCCCGGAGAGCAACCCCAGAGCCGGGCAGCGGAAGCCACCGGCCTGCTCCCGGGTCGAGGTGGGCTCGACACCGCCGGGATCCTGGCGCGGGCGGCGCGCGGCGAGTTGCGGGTGCTGTACCTGGTGGGAGCCAACCTGCTCGAGACTTTCCCGGATCGGGCCCTGGTGGAGAAGGCCCTGGAAGCGACGCCGGCGGTCATCGTGCAGGACCTCTTCCTGACCGCCACGGCCGAGCTCGCCACGCTGGTGCTCCCGGCCGTCCCGGCGTGGATGCGCGACGGGACGCTCGTGGACATGGACGGCACGGTGCACCGGATGGAGGCGGCCCTGGATGCTGGGGCCGACGGGGGCCGCCCCGACGCCGCCATCATCGAAGCGATCGCCTCCCGCTTGGGAGCCCGGAGCTCGTCCGGACCGCACGGGAAGGGCGCGAACGGCTGGTGGAGTGGCCGGGACGTCGACGTCGCCGGAGAGGCCCTGGGCGCCCTCGCGCCGCAAGAGGCCCGGGCCCTGTGGGGCGGGCGGGCGCATGCGGCGGAGCCGCGGGACGGCAAGGCGCCGGGTGGGCCGGAGAGCGGGCTGCGGGTCGTGGTGCTCGACCGGCTGATGGTGGGCGGGGGCACGGCGGCCCATGACGAAGCTTTCACGCCGAAAGTGCACCGCCAGGGCGTGACGTTGCACCTGCACCCGGAGGATGCCCGGCGGCTGGGCGTGGCGGGCGGTGAGCCCGTGACCCTGGCCACCGCGCACGGCGCCGTGACAGGCCACGTGGCGGTGGACCGGGCGGTGGGGCCCGGCCTGGCCGGCGTGGAGCCTCACGGTCCCGGAAGCGGCGTGAACCGCCTGGTGGCGGTGGGGGATCGTCACCCGGTGGTGACGGCGGTGCAGGTGATCGCCGGAGAGGTGGTGCGCTGA
- the nuoH gene encoding NADH-quinone oxidoreductase subunit NuoH: MAAKSLILVLLLLGTFAYLMLFERKILGFFQFRLGPNRTGPWGLLQPVADGVKALIKEDVIPAEADRLIYLLAPGISLFMALAAYAVIPVGPPVHIGRYTVPLSIADPGAGILVLLAFTSLGIYGVALGGWASQSKYALLGGLRASAQLISYEIAMAMNLLAVLVMAGSLRLSDIVAAQSPYPYALVQPLGFVIYLITASAEVARAPFDLPEAETELVAGYHTEYSGLRMAMFVMAEYVNLITQASLVTLLYLGGWAGPSWLPGVVWFLLKLGAVLFFFIWVRATVPRLRYDQLMALGWKVLLPLSVANLLAYAGWAALAG, from the coding sequence TTGGCTGCCAAGTCGCTGATCCTGGTGCTGTTGCTCCTCGGGACCTTCGCCTACCTGATGCTCTTCGAGCGCAAGATCCTGGGCTTTTTCCAGTTTCGCCTGGGCCCCAACCGCACAGGGCCGTGGGGGCTGCTGCAGCCCGTGGCCGACGGGGTCAAAGCGCTCATCAAAGAGGACGTGATCCCGGCCGAGGCGGACCGGCTGATCTACCTGCTGGCACCGGGCATCAGCCTCTTCATGGCGCTGGCGGCGTACGCGGTCATTCCCGTGGGGCCACCGGTGCATATCGGGCGCTACACCGTCCCGCTCAGCATCGCCGACCCGGGCGCGGGCATCCTGGTGCTGCTCGCGTTCACGTCGCTCGGCATCTACGGGGTCGCCCTGGGCGGCTGGGCGTCGCAGAGCAAGTACGCGCTGCTGGGCGGGCTGCGGGCGAGCGCGCAGCTCATCAGCTACGAAATCGCCATGGCCATGAACCTGCTGGCCGTGCTGGTGATGGCCGGTTCGCTGCGGCTGTCGGACATCGTGGCGGCGCAGTCGCCGTACCCGTACGCGCTGGTCCAGCCGCTCGGCTTCGTCATCTACCTGATCACGGCGAGCGCCGAGGTGGCCAGGGCTCCGTTCGATCTCCCCGAGGCGGAGACGGAGCTGGTCGCCGGCTACCACACGGAGTACAGCGGGCTGCGCATGGCCATGTTCGTCATGGCCGAGTACGTCAACCTGATCACGCAGGCGAGCCTGGTCACGTTGCTGTACCTGGGAGGGTGGGCCGGGCCGTCGTGGTTGCCCGGCGTCGTGTGGTTCTTGTTGAAGCTCGGGGCCGTGCTGTTCTTCTTCATCTGGGTGCGGGCCACGGTACCCCGGCTGCGCTACGACCAGCTGATGGCCCTGGGTTGGAAGGTCCTGCTGCCGCTGTCGGTGGCCAACTTGCTGGCGTACGCCGGGTGGGCCGCCCTGGCCGGCTGA
- the nuoI gene encoding NADH-quinone oxidoreductase subunit NuoI, which translates to MAAPVERVPPEAGARAWKVARGLAKGFGTTLRILWQRKHTIQYPDRRRERSARFRGRHELRRYANGQEMCVGCELCQVACPANAITVYAAENDPRHPHSPGERYAFAYEIDMLRCIYCGLCEEACPTGALHLTQEYEMAAFSRDALVYGRRILVDREATEFTVPEVVYPPFEGRRPPEAPEAGRERAGVTAPAGEQEAQRALSRRQDAGSCVPEERRAVAS; encoded by the coding sequence ATGGCAGCGCCGGTTGAGCGGGTGCCTCCGGAGGCCGGGGCCCGAGCGTGGAAGGTCGCCCGCGGGCTGGCCAAGGGCTTTGGCACGACCCTGCGCATCCTCTGGCAGCGCAAGCACACCATCCAGTACCCGGACAGGCGCCGGGAGAGGAGCGCGCGCTTCCGCGGCCGCCACGAGCTGCGCCGCTACGCCAACGGGCAGGAGATGTGCGTGGGCTGTGAACTCTGCCAGGTGGCCTGCCCGGCCAATGCGATCACGGTCTACGCTGCGGAGAACGACCCCCGGCATCCCCACTCGCCCGGAGAGCGGTACGCGTTTGCCTACGAGATCGACATGTTGCGATGCATCTATTGCGGGCTGTGCGAAGAGGCGTGCCCGACGGGGGCCTTGCATCTGACGCAGGAGTACGAGATGGCCGCGTTCAGCCGGGATGCACTCGTCTACGGGCGGCGGATCTTGGTCGACCGGGAGGCGACGGAGTTCACCGTGCCGGAGGTCGTCTACCCTCCCTTCGAGGGGCGGCGACCTCCGGAAGCGCCGGAGGCCGGCCGTGAGAGGGCAGGCGTGACGGCTCCCGCCGGCGAGCAAGAGGCGCAGCGAGCGCTGTCGCGCCGGCAGGACGCCGGCTCCTGCGTGCCGGAGGAGAGGCGGGCCGTCGCGTCATGA
- a CDS encoding NADH-quinone oxidoreductase subunit J family protein codes for MTLVFVAAAAVAVAGALGVVAARTPVHGVLAMLVNFAGLSALYLTLQSEFLAIAQIIIYAGAVMVLFVFVITILSARNRPVETEVDPLALQLPLALATVGALVAAVLLRVLGPGDRAAGAGGTVTWVAAPEGYGGVAEFGRTLLQGFPFELEVAGLVLLVAMVGVMVIVGRRREAAQPEDGRQDARGLEPAAAAQPPEGQGLAVAPAGSTTHGAGEKR; via the coding sequence ATGACGCTGGTCTTCGTGGCTGCGGCCGCGGTCGCGGTGGCGGGGGCGTTGGGCGTGGTGGCGGCCCGCACGCCGGTCCACGGCGTGCTCGCCATGCTGGTCAACTTTGCGGGGCTCTCGGCCCTGTACCTGACCCTGCAATCCGAGTTCCTGGCCATCGCCCAGATCATCATCTATGCCGGTGCCGTCATGGTGTTGTTCGTCTTCGTCATCACCATCCTGAGCGCCCGCAACCGGCCCGTGGAGACGGAGGTCGATCCACTGGCGCTGCAGCTGCCGCTGGCGCTGGCCACCGTGGGCGCCCTCGTGGCGGCGGTCTTGTTGAGGGTCCTCGGGCCGGGCGACCGGGCAGCCGGAGCCGGGGGGACGGTTACCTGGGTGGCCGCGCCGGAAGGATACGGCGGCGTGGCGGAGTTCGGCCGCACCCTCCTGCAGGGCTTTCCTTTCGAGCTCGAGGTGGCGGGGCTCGTCCTGCTCGTGGCCATGGTCGGCGTGATGGTGATCGTGGGCCGCCGGCGCGAGGCGGCGCAACCGGAAGATGGTCGGCAGGATGCCCGGGGTCTCGAGCCGGCGGCCGCCGCGCAGCCGCCTGAGGGGCAAGGCCTGGCGGTCGCACCCGCCGGTTCTACGACGCACGGCGCGGGGGAGAAGAGGTAG
- the nuoK gene encoding NADH-quinone oxidoreductase subunit NuoK: MPGAPVEAYMAVAVVLFGIGGLGVLVRRSPLAMLMSVEVMWNAAGLAFLAYARHLGEPSGQVMAFLAMTVAAAEAAIGLALIVTIFRARRHVDADDVRQLNG; this comes from the coding sequence ATGCCGGGGGCTCCTGTCGAAGCATACATGGCCGTGGCGGTGGTCCTGTTCGGCATCGGCGGGCTCGGGGTCCTGGTCCGCCGGTCGCCGCTCGCCATGCTCATGTCGGTGGAGGTCATGTGGAACGCGGCCGGCCTGGCCTTTCTCGCTTATGCCCGTCACCTGGGAGAGCCTTCGGGGCAGGTGATGGCCTTCCTGGCCATGACGGTGGCGGCGGCGGAGGCGGCCATCGGGCTTGCGCTCATCGTGACCATCTTCCGTGCCCGGCGGCACGTGGACGCCGACGACGTGCGGCAGTTGAACGGGTGA